Proteins encoded within one genomic window of Cytophagales bacterium:
- a CDS encoding proline dehydrogenase family protein, with protein sequence MSNTPISFDDTSTAFAIRSDQELKQSHFLFSTMKFPWMVKAGTFFTAKALSLRLPVKGIIKKTLFKQFCGGESIEDCQHTIDQLASFGVQTILDYSVEGKGDEQSYDATLEEAMRVATFGQTEKNIVFAVIKLTGLGPSELMEKKQAGKDLTDEEQVRYDRFEERVLQLAQHTVDCGLRFMVDAEESWIQDEIDRIVLGLMQKFNMEKAAVYNTYQLYRHAALSNMHDHFDQVSQNGGYFGAKLVRGAYMEKERERAYQMGYVDPIQKNKAATDRDYNAGVAFALNNIERFGLCAGTHNEASSALLAQIIEDRNLDKNHEHLHFAQLLGMSDNISFTLSQKAFNVAKYVPYGPVEKVLPYLFRRAEENTSIAGQSGREITLVKKELERRKAEKK encoded by the coding sequence ATGTCAAATACCCCCATTTCTTTTGACGATACCTCGACTGCATTTGCTATCCGGTCTGATCAGGAACTGAAGCAATCACACTTTCTTTTCAGCACCATGAAGTTTCCGTGGATGGTCAAGGCTGGCACTTTCTTTACTGCAAAAGCCTTAAGCTTACGTCTTCCAGTGAAAGGCATCATCAAAAAGACACTTTTCAAACAATTCTGTGGGGGTGAATCCATCGAAGACTGCCAACATACCATTGATCAACTGGCCAGTTTCGGCGTTCAGACTATCCTTGATTATTCTGTAGAAGGTAAGGGCGATGAGCAGAGCTACGACGCCACGCTGGAAGAGGCCATGCGTGTGGCCACGTTCGGTCAAACTGAAAAGAATATCGTTTTCGCAGTGATTAAGCTTACCGGACTTGGCCCCAGCGAATTGATGGAGAAGAAACAAGCAGGTAAAGACCTTACCGACGAGGAACAAGTACGGTATGATCGCTTTGAAGAACGGGTATTGCAACTGGCGCAACACACGGTTGATTGCGGGCTTCGTTTCATGGTAGATGCGGAGGAATCATGGATCCAGGATGAGATTGACAGGATCGTATTGGGATTAATGCAAAAATTCAATATGGAGAAAGCAGCGGTCTATAATACTTATCAGCTGTATCGGCACGCGGCGTTGAGCAACATGCATGATCATTTTGATCAGGTCAGCCAAAATGGAGGTTACTTCGGAGCCAAACTTGTCCGAGGAGCTTACATGGAAAAAGAACGTGAGCGGGCCTATCAAATGGGTTATGTGGACCCTATCCAAAAAAACAAAGCGGCAACAGACCGAGATTATAACGCTGGCGTGGCTTTTGCCCTGAATAATATCGAACGTTTTGGGCTTTGTGCCGGGACGCACAATGAAGCATCCAGTGCGTTGCTCGCGCAAATCATTGAAGATCGTAACCTGGACAAAAACCACGAACATCTGCATTTTGCGCAGTTACTGGGCATGAGTGACAACATTTCATTCACTTTATCACAGAAAGCGTTCAATGTAGCCAAGTACGTTCCTTATGGTCCGGTAGAAAAGGTACTCCCCTACTTATTCAGACGTGCCGAAGAGAATACCAGTATTGCAGGTCAAAGTGGCCGGGAAATAACTTTGGTAAAAAAGGAATTGGAGCGCAGGAAAGCGGAGAAGAAGTGA
- the lysS gene encoding lysine--tRNA ligase — protein sequence MLTEQELQRRQAREELMQMGVDPYPPELFKVNVTAADIHENYERRKTDYKDISIAGRIMSRRIMGSASFAEIQDHTGRVQIYLRRDDICPDENKDLYNTVFKKKLDIGDIIGVTGYVFTTQTGEISIHVTSMKVLTKSLRPLPVVKEATDESGEKKTWDAFTDPEQRYRQRYLDLIVNPHIKDTFQKRTTLVNTIRNFFNEKGYLEVETPILQPIHGGASARPFKTHHNTLDMDLYMRIANELYLKRLIVGGFEGVYEFAKDFRNEGMSRFHNPEFTQVELYVAYKDYFWMMDLMEEVVEKIAINLHGGTEVKVGEHTIDFKRPWKRFTMFEAIEHFTGIDISEMDEDQLREAAKSLNVPLDDTMGKAKIIDEIFGEKCEGNLIQPTFITDYPEEMSPLTKKHRSKEGLVERFEAICNGKEIMNAYTELNDPIDQRKRFEDQLELAKRGDEEAMVLDEDFLRALEYGMPPTSGVGLGIDRLTMIMTDSASIQDVLFFPQMRPEKKPEVASEADYEAQGIDKVYIPILQKLGYHTIDAIKESNTNKLHNDVCGMRKKMKLKEVKNPTKEEVEGWINS from the coding sequence ATGTTAACTGAGCAAGAATTACAACGTAGACAAGCCCGAGAAGAACTCATGCAAATGGGAGTTGATCCCTATCCGCCAGAGCTATTCAAGGTGAATGTTACCGCAGCAGACATCCACGAAAACTATGAACGGCGAAAGACGGACTATAAAGACATTTCGATAGCTGGAAGGATCATGAGCAGGCGAATCATGGGGTCTGCTTCTTTTGCCGAGATCCAGGACCATACCGGACGTGTCCAGATCTATCTTCGGCGCGATGACATCTGCCCGGATGAGAACAAAGACCTCTACAATACGGTCTTCAAAAAGAAATTGGATATCGGAGACATCATTGGGGTGACCGGATACGTGTTCACTACTCAGACAGGTGAAATTTCGATCCACGTTACTTCCATGAAAGTGCTGACCAAAAGCCTGAGACCACTACCTGTAGTGAAGGAAGCCACCGATGAATCCGGAGAAAAGAAAACCTGGGATGCTTTTACCGATCCTGAGCAGCGCTATCGTCAGCGATATCTGGACCTGATCGTCAATCCTCATATCAAGGATACTTTTCAAAAGCGTACGACACTGGTCAACACCATCAGAAACTTCTTTAATGAAAAAGGATACCTGGAGGTAGAAACACCCATTTTGCAACCGATCCACGGTGGAGCATCTGCACGACCTTTCAAAACACATCACAATACGCTGGACATGGATTTGTACATGCGAATTGCGAATGAGCTTTACCTCAAAAGACTGATTGTCGGTGGGTTTGAAGGGGTCTACGAGTTTGCAAAGGATTTTCGTAACGAAGGCATGTCACGCTTCCATAATCCGGAATTTACACAGGTTGAGCTCTACGTGGCGTACAAAGACTACTTCTGGATGATGGATCTCATGGAAGAGGTAGTGGAAAAAATAGCCATCAACTTGCATGGTGGCACTGAAGTCAAAGTGGGCGAACACACCATTGATTTCAAACGACCATGGAAGCGATTCACGATGTTTGAGGCTATTGAGCATTTCACGGGTATCGACATCTCTGAAATGGATGAGGATCAATTGCGTGAAGCAGCGAAATCCTTGAATGTACCCCTGGATGATACCATGGGCAAAGCCAAAATCATAGACGAGATCTTCGGTGAAAAGTGTGAAGGAAATTTGATCCAACCGACCTTCATCACTGATTATCCAGAAGAGATGTCGCCTTTGACCAAAAAACATCGTTCGAAAGAAGGATTGGTGGAACGCTTTGAGGCAATCTGTAATGGCAAAGAGATCATGAATGCCTACACAGAGTTAAATGACCCCATCGATCAGCGTAAGCGTTTCGAAGATCAGTTGGAATTGGCAAAACGTGGTGACGAAGAAGCCATGGTCCTGGATGAAGATTTCTTACGTGCACTGGAATATGGTATGCCTCCTACTTCAGGAGTAGGATTGGGTATTGATAGGCTGACTATGATCATGACAGATTCTGCGTCAATCCAGGATGTGCTTTTCTTTCCACAAATGCGTCCGGAGAAGAAACCCGAAGTAGCTTCAGAAGCGGATTACGAAGCACAGGGCATCGATAAGGTTTACATTCCTATCCTTCAAAAACTGGGCTATCACACCATCGATGCGATCAAGGAGTCGAACACAAATAAGCTTCACAATGATGTTTGTGGCATGCGCAAGAAGATGAAGCTGAAGGAAGTGAAGAATCCTACTAAGGAAGAGGTTGAGGGGTGGATTAATTCCTAA
- a CDS encoding DUF4136 domain-containing protein — protein MKNVFLLLLAVLVLSGCGNYYGHVIESDYSFDGNFGRYDSFDFIADRNFEGSEIHKELIEKYLDQTLTNWGYEQKTKRPSLLIFYKLYYDDFQMKGYQQPNFENWVSQRYSNNVVASNLAAEEAASDSTISSFDPYTEAGSWNTDDASYDPVLCDLREGTLLISFYDRKLKKTIWQGYASGIFGNDRFDNNRFVRHIVFRIMDKYRVLADNRSKTASS, from the coding sequence ATGAAGAACGTCTTTTTACTGCTTTTGGCGGTATTGGTGCTGAGCGGGTGCGGAAACTATTACGGACATGTGATCGAGTCAGATTACAGTTTTGACGGAAATTTTGGGCGATATGACTCCTTCGATTTTATTGCCGATCGAAATTTTGAAGGTTCGGAGATTCACAAGGAACTAATAGAAAAATACCTTGATCAAACACTCACCAATTGGGGGTATGAGCAAAAAACAAAACGCCCCAGTCTGCTTATTTTCTATAAGCTGTACTACGATGATTTTCAAATGAAAGGATATCAGCAACCTAATTTTGAGAATTGGGTGAGCCAGAGATATTCTAACAATGTAGTGGCTTCTAACCTCGCGGCGGAGGAAGCAGCGAGTGATTCAACGATATCAAGTTTTGACCCCTATACAGAAGCGGGATCCTGGAATACGGACGATGCATCCTACGATCCTGTGCTATGCGATTTGAGGGAAGGTACTTTGCTGATCTCTTTCTATGATCGCAAATTGAAGAAAACCATTTGGCAAGGCTATGCATCCGGCATATTTGGCAACGACCGATTCGATAACAATCGATTTGTTCGCCACATTGTATTCAGGATCATGGACAAGTACCGCGTGTTGGCCGATAACCGGTCTAAGACAGCAAGCTCCTAA
- a CDS encoding sterol desaturase family protein, whose protein sequence is MEAYVAVLNYAIPFFLILLLIEVWAANRKNAKVIRSMDTLSSLSSGMTNSIKDVLGLTVVILSYRWVEARVGLFDIEATWYAYVLAFIGIDFAGYWSHRLNHQVNYFWNHHIIHHSSEEFNLGCALRQTVSAWFSMGFLFLFPTAVLGVPPEVIAVVQPLHLFAQYWYHTRLIDRMGFLEKIIVTPSHHRVHHAINEQYLDKNLSQIFIIWDKLFGTFQEELKDVPPIYGVKRPVRTWNPILINFQHLWQLIKDAWRAQSWWDKARIWFMPTGWRPEDVAKNYPLAVIQDVYAYEKYDPSSSFALKAWSWTQWVVAATAMMYMFNSLTALPFQSALMFGLFLVVSVFSYTMLMDRHQYALLVESVRVILGLSLFWFNDWFLLTSILPFAQLIVITYLLTSWTLCFYFSRIEKPEVLSQVMA, encoded by the coding sequence ATGGAAGCTTATGTGGCCGTACTTAATTACGCAATCCCCTTTTTTCTGATCCTGCTTTTGATTGAGGTATGGGCAGCTAATCGAAAAAATGCCAAGGTCATTCGAAGCATGGACACCCTTTCCAGTCTTAGTTCTGGCATGACCAACTCCATCAAAGATGTGCTGGGCCTGACCGTGGTTATCTTGTCTTATCGTTGGGTTGAAGCACGAGTAGGTCTGTTCGATATTGAGGCCACCTGGTATGCTTATGTATTGGCCTTCATAGGAATTGATTTTGCCGGATATTGGAGTCATCGTTTAAATCATCAAGTCAATTATTTTTGGAATCATCATATCATTCACCATAGTAGCGAAGAATTTAATCTCGGGTGCGCTCTGAGACAGACAGTCTCCGCGTGGTTCTCGATGGGGTTTCTTTTCTTGTTCCCAACAGCAGTACTTGGCGTACCTCCTGAAGTGATTGCAGTGGTTCAGCCCTTGCACTTGTTTGCGCAGTATTGGTACCATACCCGCCTTATCGATCGAATGGGCTTTCTGGAAAAAATCATTGTAACACCTTCTCATCATCGGGTGCATCACGCCATCAATGAGCAATATTTAGATAAAAACCTCTCACAGATCTTCATTATCTGGGACAAGCTTTTTGGCACATTTCAGGAAGAATTGAAAGATGTACCTCCCATCTATGGTGTGAAACGACCTGTTAGGACCTGGAATCCTATTCTAATCAATTTTCAACACCTATGGCAGCTGATCAAGGACGCGTGGCGTGCACAATCCTGGTGGGATAAGGCACGCATCTGGTTCATGCCTACCGGATGGCGTCCCGAAGATGTCGCTAAAAACTATCCTTTAGCAGTAATACAAGACGTTTACGCTTACGAAAAGTATGACCCCTCAAGCTCTTTTGCCTTGAAGGCATGGTCCTGGACGCAGTGGGTGGTCGCTGCCACGGCGATGATGTATATGTTCAATTCCCTTACCGCACTGCCTTTTCAAAGTGCTTTGATGTTTGGACTATTTCTGGTGGTTTCAGTCTTTAGTTACACCATGCTCATGGACCGTCATCAGTATGCTTTATTGGTGGAATCTGTCCGGGTAATATTAGGGCTGTCTCTATTCTGGTTCAATGACTGGTTCTTATTGACTTCTATCTTACCTTTTGCTCAGCTCATTGTGATTACCTACCTCCTCACCTCATGGACCCTATGTTTCTACTTTTCGAGGATAGAGAAACCGGAAGTATTGAGTCAAGTGATGGCTTGA
- a CDS encoding VOC family protein yields MNPLLSHAATILPVSDVAASIDFYVNKLGFDLTFTWQEPPAYAVVKNGEIGIHLSLKSDNYQVSQEHVHIAMFAHDVDAVYEQCKKNGVNIHAEIGDRDYGMRDFDITDPDGHIIGISQEIAKGKP; encoded by the coding sequence ATGAATCCACTTTTGTCTCATGCCGCAACCATTCTGCCTGTTTCAGATGTAGCTGCCTCCATCGATTTTTACGTGAATAAGCTTGGATTCGATTTAACCTTTACCTGGCAGGAACCTCCCGCATATGCGGTGGTGAAAAATGGAGAAATAGGAATACATCTTTCGTTGAAGTCAGACAATTATCAGGTCAGTCAGGAGCATGTTCACATCGCCATGTTTGCCCATGACGTAGATGCGGTTTACGAGCAGTGTAAAAAGAATGGAGTTAACATACACGCTGAGATTGGCGATCGTGATTATGGCATGAGAGATTTTGATATCACCGATCCAGATGGCCACATCATTGGGATCAGCCAGGAAATTGCTAAGGGAAAACCTTAA
- a CDS encoding TonB family protein — protein MKGPAFFLLVFLIQFQISGQLVKSFLIDEKGRGADSTQAKYTRIVFWNRFKQLSFKDHGLQDLKLYQSGSIFPDTLQGNRLVDYPVKYWRNGVCTTYHANGRKKLEGSYKNGIPVGEFSEWYSNGKQKGKYQYENMEEQKNPYDHEYRVISFFDRNGKQLVENGAGRYFERTDDSKGNGRVTLGYKNGRWTGYFEVEGETFEYEEFYRNGQLEYGISTDSKKQTERYKELHVLPKFREGIQSFYIFVGRHVRYPKSARRVGITGNVYVMFTVDEEGSTTDLKIAKSLQEDCDAQALKAVDKADHFTPAYYRGRKVKLRMVMPILFTNNG, from the coding sequence ATGAAAGGGCCAGCGTTTTTCCTCTTAGTATTCCTCATCCAGTTCCAGATTTCAGGACAATTGGTAAAATCCTTTCTGATTGATGAGAAAGGTAGAGGTGCAGATTCTACCCAGGCAAAATACACACGTATTGTGTTTTGGAATAGATTCAAGCAGCTCAGTTTTAAAGATCATGGCTTGCAAGACCTCAAGTTGTATCAATCAGGGAGTATTTTTCCAGACACCCTACAAGGCAATCGCCTGGTCGATTATCCTGTTAAGTATTGGAGAAACGGAGTATGCACCACTTATCATGCAAATGGCCGTAAAAAGCTAGAGGGTTCCTACAAAAACGGAATCCCTGTGGGTGAATTTTCAGAATGGTATTCCAATGGAAAGCAGAAGGGCAAATACCAATACGAAAATATGGAAGAACAAAAGAATCCTTATGATCATGAATACAGGGTCATCTCTTTTTTCGACCGAAATGGAAAGCAGTTAGTGGAGAATGGTGCGGGCCGGTACTTTGAAAGGACTGATGATTCTAAGGGTAACGGTCGTGTTACGCTCGGTTATAAAAATGGACGATGGACTGGCTACTTCGAAGTAGAAGGAGAAACTTTCGAGTACGAAGAATTCTACAGAAATGGCCAGCTTGAATACGGTATTTCAACGGATAGCAAAAAGCAAACTGAACGATATAAAGAGCTACATGTGCTACCCAAGTTTCGAGAAGGCATTCAGTCCTTTTATATATTCGTGGGAAGGCATGTTCGCTATCCAAAAAGCGCGCGGAGGGTTGGCATCACTGGAAATGTTTACGTGATGTTTACGGTAGATGAAGAGGGAAGCACCACCGACTTGAAAATCGCAAAAAGCCTACAGGAAGACTGTGACGCTCAGGCTTTGAAAGCCGTCGATAAAGCGGATCATTTTACCCCGGCGTATTACCGGGGTAGAAAAGTGAAGTTAAGGATGGTGATGCCCATTCTTTTTACGAATAATGGTTAA
- a CDS encoding transporter yields the protein MKSIGISVFLLFLAIASYAQGAWPKAQNEGFFKLSQSVIVSDAFYSPEGSIQDIKTAGVYISSIYAEYGLTDKLTAVAFVPFFFRNTINRQEFEVSTNVEEGDESNSFGDFNVGLQYGLLQKGPFVLSTSLLLGVPSGETAGGESMILQSGDGEFNQLLRLHAGYSFYPKPFYAAAYVGVNNRTKDFSDEFHFGLEAGAAFPSGFFAALKLSVVESFMNGEAIASQTGIFSNNTEFISFGPELAYSFGNNWSVSGSALGAFSGQNILASPMFSLGIVYELK from the coding sequence ATGAAAAGTATAGGGATCAGTGTATTCCTGTTATTCCTTGCCATCGCTAGCTATGCTCAGGGAGCGTGGCCCAAAGCACAGAACGAAGGTTTCTTCAAGTTAAGTCAGTCAGTGATTGTTTCTGATGCCTTTTATTCACCTGAGGGAAGTATTCAGGACATTAAAACGGCAGGAGTGTACATCTCCAGTATTTATGCCGAATATGGCCTCACGGATAAATTGACAGCTGTTGCTTTTGTGCCATTCTTTTTTCGCAATACCATCAATCGTCAAGAGTTTGAGGTTTCTACCAATGTAGAGGAAGGGGACGAATCCAATAGCTTCGGTGACTTCAATGTTGGTTTGCAATATGGCTTATTACAAAAAGGACCCTTCGTGCTTTCAACGAGCCTTTTATTGGGAGTGCCTTCTGGTGAGACAGCCGGTGGCGAGTCCATGATCCTACAATCTGGTGACGGAGAATTTAATCAATTGTTAAGACTACATGCAGGCTATTCCTTTTATCCAAAGCCATTTTATGCAGCTGCCTATGTAGGAGTAAATAATCGAACCAAAGATTTCTCTGACGAATTCCATTTTGGATTGGAAGCAGGAGCAGCTTTCCCAAGTGGGTTTTTCGCCGCTTTGAAATTATCAGTGGTTGAATCCTTCATGAATGGTGAAGCCATTGCCAGTCAAACCGGAATCTTTTCCAATAACACGGAGTTCATTTCCTTCGGTCCTGAGTTGGCCTACTCATTTGGTAACAACTGGTCAGTTTCAGGAAGCGCCTTGGGTGCTTTCAGTGGGCAAAATATCCTGGCAAGTCCTATGTTTTCGCTGGGAATCGTCTACGAGTTGAAATAA
- a CDS encoding DM13 domain-containing protein has translation MKIRSLVAVMAIWLSSCIGTDLVEDRLSAMTLSAAGEEETINGSIARLVGETVTLEAWGMSDLGGSFQVIEVTWSSSAPAVASVEEDGTVTALSGGTAMITAAAQGIESEPVVISVAADLTTVALVQIVTENNTSVINPGETLQLSGTTLNAAGGEIEGNTIAWSSSNEDVATVDENGLVTGIADGSVRISASASGVTGFVDLFIGDASSLSRTGQWEGLNGYRASGDVTLMLNDEGNVIMVLGDNFSAQDGPGLYFYLSNSRNSVSGGIELGAVRSITGGDTYEVPEGVGLNTFNNVVLYCKPFGVGFGTAQLDN, from the coding sequence ATGAAAATAAGATCCCTTGTAGCTGTAATGGCCATTTGGTTGTCGAGTTGTATCGGCACTGATTTGGTAGAAGATCGCCTGAGTGCGATGACACTTTCCGCCGCAGGCGAGGAAGAAACCATCAATGGCAGCATTGCTCGTTTAGTTGGTGAAACGGTAACACTGGAAGCCTGGGGGATGTCCGATCTTGGTGGATCCTTTCAGGTGATTGAAGTGACCTGGTCCAGTTCTGCACCTGCTGTGGCTTCCGTAGAAGAAGACGGTACTGTTACCGCCTTATCAGGTGGAACAGCCATGATCACTGCCGCTGCACAAGGCATAGAAAGCGAACCTGTTGTTATCTCTGTTGCGGCTGATTTGACGACTGTGGCTTTGGTGCAAATCGTTACTGAAAATAATACTTCAGTAATCAATCCAGGAGAAACGTTACAATTATCAGGGACTACTCTGAATGCAGCCGGCGGAGAGATTGAAGGAAATACCATTGCCTGGAGTAGCAGCAATGAAGACGTAGCAACCGTGGATGAGAATGGATTGGTAACAGGTATCGCGGATGGCTCTGTGCGAATTTCAGCCAGTGCTTCAGGCGTTACTGGCTTTGTAGATCTTTTTATAGGAGATGCTTCGTCCCTGTCACGAACTGGTCAATGGGAAGGCCTCAACGGCTATCGGGCCAGCGGTGATGTGACTTTGATGTTAAATGATGAAGGTAATGTGATCATGGTACTCGGAGATAACTTTTCTGCCCAGGATGGCCCTGGCTTGTATTTCTACCTTTCCAATAGCCGCAACAGTGTATCAGGAGGGATTGAACTCGGAGCAGTACGGTCAATAACGGGTGGTGATACCTATGAAGTGCCAGAAGGAGTTGGTCTCAATACGTTCAATAACGTGGTATTGTATTGTAAACCGTTTGGGGTCGGATTTGGAACTGCACAACTGGATAATTAA
- a CDS encoding alpha/beta hydrolase-fold protein: MDHFSSVNIDSRNVDIWLPPGYDEKAKYPVLYMHDGQMLFDSTTTWNGQEWGVDETITTLLTSNQIESVIIVGIWNTTKRHSEYFPQKPFESLPVSTQDSLLQLGRNENTPLFQIEIVSDLYLKFLVEELKPHIDNHYSTISGPEGTFIMGSSMGGLISMYAISEYSEIFGAAACLSTHWTGTYTDQNNPIPMAIFNYMAENLPDPTNHKLYFDYGTETLDALYEPFQQQADSVLIQAGFNATNWTTQKFEGQDHSERAWNSRLEIPLKFLLGK, encoded by the coding sequence ATGGACCATTTCTCTTCTGTAAATATTGATAGTAGAAATGTTGATATTTGGTTGCCACCGGGCTATGATGAAAAAGCGAAGTATCCGGTGCTTTACATGCATGACGGCCAGATGCTGTTCGATTCTACCACAACCTGGAATGGCCAGGAATGGGGAGTAGATGAAACAATCACTACCCTACTTACTTCAAACCAGATTGAGTCTGTCATTATCGTAGGTATTTGGAATACCACTAAAAGACACTCAGAGTACTTCCCTCAAAAACCCTTTGAAAGCCTACCAGTTTCCACACAAGACTCATTATTGCAGCTAGGAAGAAATGAAAACACACCACTATTTCAAATAGAAATTGTTTCCGACTTGTACCTGAAATTTTTAGTTGAAGAATTAAAACCGCATATTGACAACCATTATTCAACCATATCCGGGCCAGAAGGCACGTTCATCATGGGTTCTAGTATGGGTGGCCTCATCAGTATGTACGCCATCAGTGAGTATTCTGAGATTTTTGGAGCTGCCGCTTGTTTATCCACTCATTGGACCGGCACCTATACAGACCAAAACAATCCAATCCCCATGGCCATTTTCAATTACATGGCCGAAAACCTACCTGACCCTACCAATCACAAATTGTATTTCGATTACGGTACCGAAACCTTAGATGCCCTTTACGAGCCCTTTCAGCAACAAGCGGATTCGGTATTGATCCAAGCAGGATTTAATGCCACCAATTGGACCACTCAAAAATTTGAAGGACAGGATCATTCGGAAAGGGCATGGAATAGCCGGCTGGAGATCCCTTTGAAGTTCCTTTTGGGGAAATGA